The following proteins are co-located in the Elusimicrobiota bacterium genome:
- a CDS encoding ABC transporter ATP-binding protein, producing the protein MANLRMEAVTFRAGGAALLHEASLSFRSGELTAIIGPSGCGKSTLLKCLTTTQRPASGRVTFDGKDVWEMRSQYRLGLGYVPQDDVIHPQLTVAEAFEFASGLRLDTALPPADVSKRIESAAAVLGLAAAKDRRIHRLSGGQRKRVNIGIELLADPQILILDEPASGLDPGTEEDLVKLLASLARGGRTVVTTTHSMEYLGAVDRIVVLAAGYVVFCGDRPQLLAHFQVAHEAEVFKTIRAKPAPEWAALYRRSPLAAQALRG; encoded by the coding sequence ATGGCCAACCTCAGGATGGAAGCCGTCACTTTCCGGGCCGGCGGGGCCGCTCTCCTGCACGAGGCCAGCCTGTCCTTCCGCTCCGGGGAGCTGACCGCCATCATCGGCCCTTCCGGCTGCGGCAAGAGCACCTTGCTCAAATGCCTGACCACGACCCAGCGGCCCGCCAGCGGCCGGGTGACCTTCGACGGCAAAGACGTCTGGGAGATGCGCAGCCAATACCGGCTGGGATTGGGCTACGTGCCCCAGGACGACGTCATCCATCCCCAGCTCACCGTGGCCGAGGCTTTCGAGTTCGCCTCCGGCCTGCGCCTGGACACGGCCCTGCCGCCCGCCGACGTGAGCAAACGCATCGAGTCCGCGGCCGCGGTCCTGGGCCTGGCGGCGGCGAAGGACCGGCGGATCCACCGGCTCTCCGGCGGCCAGCGCAAGCGCGTCAACATCGGCATCGAGCTCCTGGCCGACCCCCAAATCCTCATCCTCGACGAGCCGGCCTCGGGCCTGGACCCCGGGACCGAGGAGGACCTGGTCAAGCTCCTGGCGTCTTTGGCGCGCGGCGGCCGGACCGTGGTCACCACCACCCACTCCATGGAGTATCTCGGCGCCGTGGACCGCATCGTGGTCCTGGCCGCGGGCTACGTGGTGTTCTGCGGCGACCGTCCGCAGCTCCTGGCCCATTTCCAGGTGGCCCACGAGGCCGAAGTCTTCAAGACCATCCGCGCCAAGCCCGCGCCGGAGTGGGCCGCCCTCTACCGCCGCTCACCCCT
- the cysK gene encoding cysteine synthase A encodes MNIFEDNSLSIGHTPLVRLNRMTQGLGATVLAKTEGRNPSYSVKCRIGAAMIWDAEKKGILKPGGKNPTVLEPTSGNTGIALAFVCAARGYRLTLTMPETMSLERRRMLKAFGAEVVLTEGAKGMPGAIAKAEELAAAAPGQYWIPQQFKNPANPEIHFKTTGPEIWDDTDGKVDIFVSGIGTGGTITGVSRYLKEVRKKPIWSVGVEPSASPVLTAIRNKETPKPGPHKIQGIGAGFKPDVLDLALVDEIQTVSNEEAVDLARRLHREEGITVGISSGAALAAALRLAALPEHKGKLIVVVFPDAGDRYHSSILFQDIAV; translated from the coding sequence ATGAATATCTTCGAGGACAATAGCCTCAGCATCGGACACACCCCGCTGGTCAGGCTCAACCGGATGACCCAGGGCCTGGGCGCCACCGTCCTGGCCAAGACCGAGGGCCGCAATCCGTCCTATTCCGTCAAATGCCGCATCGGCGCCGCCATGATCTGGGACGCGGAGAAGAAGGGTATCCTCAAGCCGGGGGGGAAGAACCCGACCGTGCTGGAGCCGACCAGCGGCAATACGGGCATCGCTCTGGCTTTCGTGTGCGCGGCGCGGGGCTACCGATTGACTCTGACCATGCCGGAGACCATGTCTTTGGAGCGGCGCCGCATGCTCAAGGCCTTCGGGGCCGAGGTGGTGCTGACCGAGGGCGCCAAAGGCATGCCGGGCGCGATCGCCAAGGCCGAGGAGCTCGCGGCCGCGGCGCCGGGCCAGTACTGGATCCCCCAGCAGTTCAAGAATCCGGCCAACCCGGAGATCCACTTCAAGACCACCGGCCCGGAGATCTGGGACGACACGGACGGGAAAGTGGACATCTTCGTCTCAGGCATCGGGACGGGCGGGACCATCACCGGCGTGAGCCGCTACCTCAAGGAGGTCCGCAAGAAGCCCATCTGGTCGGTGGGCGTCGAGCCTTCCGCCTCGCCCGTGCTCACCGCCATCCGCAACAAGGAGACGCCCAAGCCCGGCCCGCACAAGATCCAGGGCATCGGAGCCGGCTTCAAGCCGGACGTGCTGGACCTGGCCTTGGTCGACGAGATCCAGACGGTCTCCAACGAGGAGGCGGTGGACCTGGCGCGGCGGCTGCACCGGGAGGAAGGCATCACGGTGGGGATATCCTCCGGCGCGGCCCTGGCCGCGGCTCTGCGGCTGGCGGCGCTGCCGGAGCACAAGGGCAAGCTGATCGTGGTCGTTTTCCCGGACGCCGGCGACCGCTACCACTCCTCCATCCTGTTCCAGGACATCGCGGTCTAA